In Staphylococcus lloydii, the following proteins share a genomic window:
- a CDS encoding Gfo/Idh/MocA family protein: protein MTLNVGIIGCGGIANGKHLPSLDKIEAVKLIGFCDVEIDKAQLAASEYGVKDASVYKDYTELLENDDIDVVHVCTPNISHKEITVAALNAGKHVMCEKPMAKSTSEAQEMIAAAERNNKKLTIGYQNRFRSDSQYLHKVTQRGDLGDIYFGKAQAIRRRAVPTWGVFLDEEKQGGGPLIDIGTHALDLTLWMMNNYKPESVMGSTFHKLGKKENAANAWGSWEPKDFTVEDSAFGYIKMTNGATIILESSWALNTLDEDEAKCALSGTEGGADMKDGLRLNGEDFSKLYTTKVELDNKGVAFYDGEEEDEAEIEARSWIDSIINDTEPVVKPQEAMVVTQILEAIYESARTGKAVYFN, encoded by the coding sequence ATGACATTAAACGTAGGAATTATAGGTTGTGGTGGTATCGCAAACGGAAAACATTTGCCGAGTCTGGACAAGATTGAAGCAGTAAAGTTAATTGGTTTTTGTGATGTCGAGATAGATAAGGCGCAACTAGCGGCCTCTGAATATGGTGTTAAAGATGCGAGTGTATATAAAGATTACACTGAATTATTAGAAAATGACGATATTGATGTAGTACATGTATGTACGCCAAATATATCACACAAAGAGATTACCGTCGCCGCGCTAAATGCTGGTAAGCATGTAATGTGTGAGAAACCTATGGCTAAGTCTACGTCAGAAGCACAAGAAATGATTGCTGCAGCCGAGCGTAATAATAAAAAATTAACGATTGGTTATCAAAATAGATTTCGTTCAGATAGTCAATACCTACATAAAGTTACACAACGTGGAGACTTAGGAGATATTTATTTTGGTAAAGCACAAGCAATTCGTAGAAGGGCTGTACCAACTTGGGGTGTATTCCTTGATGAAGAAAAACAAGGCGGTGGGCCACTTATAGATATTGGGACACATGCGCTAGATTTAACATTATGGATGATGAATAATTACAAGCCAGAGTCTGTAATGGGTTCAACTTTCCACAAGTTAGGAAAAAAAGAAAATGCAGCTAATGCTTGGGGTTCTTGGGAGCCTAAAGACTTTACTGTAGAAGATTCTGCATTTGGATATATTAAAATGACGAATGGTGCAACGATCATTTTAGAATCAAGCTGGGCGTTAAATACATTAGATGAAGACGAAGCAAAGTGTGCTTTGTCAGGTACTGAAGGTGGTGCTGATATGAAAGATGGTTTGCGTCTTAATGGTGAAGATTTTAGTAAGTTATATACGACGAAGGTTGAATTAGATAACAAAGGTGTTGCGTTTTATGATGGCGAGGAAGAAGATGAAGCGGAAATAGAAGCGCGATCTTGGATTGATAGCATAATAAATGATACCGAACCAGTCGTTAAACCACAGGAGGCAATGGTCGTTACTCAGATTTTGGAAGCGATTTATGAATCAGCACGTACAGGTAAGGCAGTTTATTTTAATTAA